A genomic region of Mus musculus strain C57BL/6J chromosome 7, GRCm38.p6 C57BL/6J contains the following coding sequences:
- the Cuzd1 gene encoding CUB and zona pellucida-like domain-containing protein 1 precursor, which yields MEVTGRLFIWAILAVSCGAQLNSTEAEGKSRCTASLGGANLGETHKALVLQLSANENCTWTIERPENRSIRIIFSYIKLDPGSRCETENIKVFDGSSTSGPLLGKACSRNDFVPVFESSSNSMTFQIVTGLTKFPRSVFIFYYFFSAATVIPNCGGDLRALEGSFSSPNYPKPHPELAYCVWHIQVGKGYKIQLKFTDLLLEMDENCKFDFIAVYDGPSTTAGLLKQLCGRGKPTLESSSDAMTVVLSTDYANSYKGFSASYTSIYIHDVNTTSLSCVSDKMRVIISKSYLPALNYNESNLQLNDPTCRPNVSNVIEFSIPLHECGTVKKIEDHAISYTNRITFIESPVSAVITRQKLLQIVVTCEMEYNSTVEIMYITEDDIIQNQSVLGKYNTSLALYESDSFENLVQESPYYVDLNQTLFVQATLHTSDPSLVVFLDTCRASPTSDFASPTYDLISSGCCQDETCKVYPLFGHYGRFQFNAFKFLKHLNSVYLKCKILICDNNDQTSRCNQGCVPRRKRDIPSYKWKTDSVIGPIRLKRDRSASRDSGLLPQIHEAEISNQPLSRLYLFSFMVLALNVVIVAITTVKHFLNRWMDHRYQKLQVY from the exons ATGGAGGTCACTGGAAGGCTGTTCATCTGGGCTATTTTAGCTGTCTCCTGTGGGGCACAGCTGAATTCTACAGAGGCTGAAG GCAAATCAAGATGCACAGCCAGTCTGGGAGGGGCCAATCTGGGAGAGACCCATAAAGCCCTGGTCCTACAGCTCAGTGCGAATGAGAACTGCACTTGGACCATAGAGAGACCTGAAAACAGGAGCATCAGAATCATCTTCTCCTACATCAA GTTGGATCCAGGCAGCAGGTGTGAAACTGAAAACATTAAGGTGTTTGATGGAAGCTCCACCAGTGGGCCTCTGCTAGGGAAGGCCTGCAGCAGAAATGATTTCGTGCCTGTGTTTGAATCATCATCCAACTCGATGACATTTCAGATAGTCACTGGCTTGACAAAGTTCCCAAGGAGTGTCTTTATCTTCTACTATTTTTTCTCCGCTGCTACCG TTATTCCAAACTGCGGTGGTGACCTGCGAGCATTGGAAGGGTCCTTCAGCAGCCCCAATTATCCAAAGCCGCACCCTGAGCTGGCATATTGTGTCTGGCACATACAAGTGGGGAAAGGCTATAAGATACAATTGAAGTTTACAGATCTCTT ACTAGAGATGGATGAAAACTGCAAGTTTGATTTCATCGCAGTCTACGATGGCCCCTCCACCACGGCAGGCCTGCTCAAACAACTCTGCGGCCGTGGGAAGCCTACCTTAGAATCTTCCTCTGACGCCATGACTGTCGTGCTATCTACAGATTATGCCAATTCCTACAAAGGCTTTTCTGCTTCCTACACTTCAATTTACATCCACGATGTCAACACTA CATCTCTAAGTTGTGTTTCTGACAAGATGAGAGTCATCATAAGCAAATCATACCTACCGGCACTCAACTACAATGAGAGCAATTTGCAGCTAAATGACCCAACTTGCAGACCGAATGTATCAAATGTCATAGAGTTCTCTATCCCTCTGCACGAATGCGGTACAGTCAAAAAG ATAGAGGACCACGCGATCAGCTATACCAACAGGATCACCTTCATCGAGTCTCCGGTCTCTGCTGTGATCACCCGACAGAAGCTCCTCCAGATCGTGGTGACCTGTGAGATGGAGTATAACTCTACCGTGGAGATTATGTACATAACTGAAGACGACATCATACAGAACCAGAGTGTCCTGGGCAAATACAACACCAGCCTGGCTCTCTATGAGTCCGACTCATTTGAAAACCTCGTACAGGAGTCACCATATTATGTAGACTTGAACCAGACTCTCTTTGTCCAAGCCACCTTGCACACCTCGGATCCAAGCCTGGTGGTGTTTCTGGATACTTGCAGAGCCTCGCCTACGTCTGACTTTGCATCTCCAACCTACGACTTAATCAGCAGCGG ATGTTGTCAAGATGAGACCTGTAAGGTGTATCCCTTATTTGGGCACTATGGAAGGTTCCAGTTTAATGCCTTTAAATTCTTGAAACATCTCAACTCTGTGTATCTCAAGTGTAAGATTTTGATATGTGATAACAATGACCAAACATCTCGCTGCAATCAAGGCTGTGTCCCAAGAAGGAAACGGGATATTCCTTCCTACAAATGGAAGACTGACTCTGTTATAGGACCCATTCGCCTGAAGAGGGACCGAAGTGCAAGTAGAGATTCAG GACTTCTGCCTCAAATACATGAAGCAGAAATTTCAAACCAGCCCCTCAGTCGCCTGTACCTGTTTTCCTTCATGGTTCTTGCGCTAAATGTGGTGATTGTGGCGATAACCACAGTGAAGCATTTCCTAAATcggtggatggatcacagataCCAGAAGCTGCAGGTCTACTAG
- the Fam24b gene encoding protein FAM24A-like precursor, with product MYKPFDLRTIITIIIGCGILTAMFLLIGLVLCLYSKISKALKSPGIAKEADDECYIDPCKDPHESIILANSIPAEACHSYQANTIAVASCGPLQCCNVCGVYADVNSLPPCLCSIREGL from the exons ATGTATAAGCCTTTTGACCTCCGGACAATAATCACGATCATCATTGGTTGCGGGATCCTGACAGCCATGTTTCTACTGATAGGACTTGTGCTTTGTCTTTACTCCAAAATATCCAAGGCTCTGAAGTCCCCTGG AATCGCAAAGGAGGCAGATGATGAATGCTATATTGATCCATGCAAGGACCCCCATGAGAGCATCATCCTGGCCAACAGCATCCCTGCTGAGGCTTGTCATTCCTACCAGGCCAACACCATTGCTGTTGCGAGTTGCGGTCCCCTCCAGTGTTGTAATGTATGTGGTGTCTATGCAGATGTTAACTCCCTGCCACCCTGCCTTTGTAGCATAAGGGAAGGACTCTGA